In Kaistella faecalis, a genomic segment contains:
- a CDS encoding lycopene cyclase domain-containing protein, with protein MQSYYYLLLDILSFSIPFLFSFERKRMHFIQYWKAFFSAILLVGLFFIAWDIYFTYTKVWGFNDEYLIGVRIFQMPLEEYLFFLLIPYASVFIHYSLEYFIPKIILNESITKFITYILFVVSFAVAVFNYDKIYTVCSFGLFALLMLLQIIYKWKDAQRFYLSFIVIYIPFYFVNNALTGNYSENPVVFYDDTENLGIRVGTMPLEDSFYCFTLLYSIVLVFEFFKRKWNYPPAPIRNYGH; from the coding sequence TTGCAGTCGTATTATTATTTATTACTCGATATTCTGAGCTTTTCTATTCCTTTTCTCTTCAGTTTCGAGCGGAAAAGAATGCACTTCATTCAGTACTGGAAAGCTTTTTTCTCAGCAATTTTACTGGTCGGATTATTCTTTATCGCCTGGGATATTTATTTCACCTACACTAAAGTTTGGGGATTTAATGATGAATATTTAATCGGAGTACGGATTTTCCAAATGCCGCTGGAAGAATACCTTTTCTTCCTGCTCATTCCTTATGCCAGCGTCTTCATTCATTATTCGCTTGAATATTTTATTCCTAAAATAATTTTGAATGAAAGCATCACGAAATTCATTACCTACATCCTATTTGTCGTGAGTTTCGCAGTCGCGGTATTCAACTATGATAAAATCTACACCGTTTGCAGTTTCGGACTTTTTGCTTTGCTCATGCTGCTCCAGATCATTTATAAATGGAAAGATGCGCAAAGATTTTATCTGAGTTTTATTGTGATTTATATTCCGTTTTATTTTGTCAATAATGCGTTGACCGGGAATTACTCCGAAAATCCGGTTGTATTTTATGACGACACCGAAAACCTTGGAATACGCGTAGGAACCATGCCTTTGGAAGACAGTTTTTACTGTTTCACACTTTTGTACAGTATTGTTTTGGTTTTTGAATTTTTTAAAAGAAAATGGAATTATCCACCAGCACCAATCAGGAATTATGGACATTAA
- a CDS encoding sterol desaturase family protein — MDALLYIMITLVVFVSMEGVTWLTHKYIMHGLGWYFHEDHHQPGYPHIFEKNDFFFVVFAIPSMLLFYFGTRGEINWMFFVGLGILLYGMGYFLVHDVLIHRRFKWFDKTNNWYFRGLRKAHKIHHKHLGKEEGECFGMLFVPLKYFREAKLSTS, encoded by the coding sequence ATGGACGCTCTACTTTATATAATGATTACACTAGTGGTTTTCGTCTCAATGGAAGGGGTTACCTGGCTCACCCACAAATACATTATGCATGGTTTGGGCTGGTATTTTCACGAAGATCACCACCAGCCTGGATACCCTCATATTTTCGAAAAAAACGATTTCTTTTTCGTGGTTTTCGCTATCCCGAGTATGCTGCTGTTTTACTTCGGAACACGTGGCGAAATCAACTGGATGTTTTTCGTAGGACTGGGAATATTATTATACGGAATGGGCTACTTTTTAGTGCATGATGTATTGATTCACCGTCGTTTTAAATGGTTCGACAAGACCAATAACTGGTATTTCAGAGGATTGAGAAAAGCTCACAAAATACATCACAAACATTTGGGAAAAGAAGAAGGCGAATGCTTCGGGATGCTCTTCGTTCCGTTGAAATATTTCCGCGAAGCCAAATTATCAACTTCATAA
- a CDS encoding SDR family oxidoreductase: MKIFLTGVTGYIGKRLLIQLLEEGHTVVCSVRDRKRFSTRLFQNHLHQIEIVENDFLDDSTLENIPKDIDHAYYLIHSMSSDDGDFEEKEKISAENFKYALEGSAVKQVIFLTGIINEEKLSKHLQSRKNVEEALKSEKYALTSLRAGIIVGSGSASFEIIRDLVEKLPVMVAPKWLKTKCQPIAIRNVIQFLVGVLGKDFTYNKNYDIAGTDILTYKEMLLQYSEVRGLKRSVFTVPVMTPKLSSYWLYFITSTSYSLAQNLVDSMKIDVIAKKNTLAQDLGIKLFSYKEAIGLAFDKIKQNDVLSSWYDSFSSPFHARNVWQYLEVPSKGCFKDIREMKVDSEELATERIFSIGGKTGWYYADFLWKIRGFLDKLFGGVGLRRGRRNMNALEAGDSVDFWRVLYADKDEKRLLLFAEMKVPGEAWLEFKIKDGILHQEATFRPLGLSGRLYWYSVLPFHGLIFNGMLRKLAGK, from the coding sequence ATGAAAATCTTTCTCACCGGCGTTACAGGCTACATTGGCAAACGGCTTCTCATCCAATTATTGGAAGAAGGTCATACCGTGGTTTGCTCTGTGAGGGACAGAAAAAGATTCAGCACAAGACTTTTTCAGAACCATCTTCACCAGATAGAGATAGTTGAAAATGATTTTCTGGATGATTCGACACTGGAAAATATTCCCAAAGATATTGATCACGCTTATTATCTGATTCATTCTATGTCTTCAGATGATGGCGACTTTGAGGAAAAAGAAAAAATTTCTGCAGAAAATTTTAAATATGCCCTCGAAGGATCTGCAGTGAAACAGGTAATTTTTCTTACCGGAATTATTAACGAAGAAAAACTTTCAAAACATCTTCAGTCGAGAAAAAATGTTGAAGAGGCGCTGAAAAGTGAAAAGTATGCATTAACGAGTCTCCGTGCAGGAATTATCGTGGGCTCAGGCAGCGCTTCTTTCGAAATCATCCGTGATCTGGTTGAGAAACTTCCGGTGATGGTTGCGCCAAAATGGCTGAAAACGAAATGTCAGCCAATTGCCATCCGGAACGTAATACAGTTTCTGGTGGGCGTTTTAGGCAAAGATTTCACTTATAACAAAAATTACGACATCGCCGGAACAGATATTCTAACCTATAAAGAAATGTTGCTGCAATATTCCGAAGTGCGTGGCCTGAAAAGAAGCGTGTTCACCGTACCTGTGATGACACCAAAACTATCGTCGTACTGGCTTTATTTTATTACCAGCACCAGCTACTCTTTGGCGCAAAACCTCGTCGATAGTATGAAAATTGATGTAATCGCCAAAAAGAATACATTAGCCCAAGATCTGGGAATCAAGTTATTTTCCTATAAAGAAGCGATCGGGCTGGCGTTCGACAAAATTAAACAGAATGACGTGCTTTCCAGTTGGTACGATTCGTTTTCAAGCCCTTTTCATGCGAGAAATGTATGGCAATATCTGGAAGTTCCTTCCAAAGGCTGTTTTAAAGATATCCGCGAAATGAAAGTGGATTCTGAAGAGTTAGCCACAGAAAGAATTTTCAGCATCGGAGGGAAAACCGGCTGGTATTACGCAGATTTCCTCTGGAAAATCCGTGGATTTTTAGATAAACTTTTTGGCGGCGTAGGACTCCGGCGTGGACGAAGAAACATGAATGCTCTGGAAGCTGGTGATTCTGTAGATTTCTGGCGCGTTTTGTATGCCGACAAAGATGAAAAACGCTTACTTTTATTCGCTGAAATGAAAGTTCCCGGCGAAGCCTGGCTCGAGTTTAAAATTAAAGACGGAATTCTTCATCAGGAAGCCACGTTCCGCCCGCTTGGTTTATCAGGAAGATTATACTGGTATTCTGTACTTCCTTTTCACGGATTGATTTTCAACGGAATGCTGAGAAAACTGGCAGGAAAATAA
- a CDS encoding SRPBCC family protein, whose protein sequence is MDIKITKQSGIYTLTSEQILPISLEKAWEFFTVPTNLDKITPDEMNFRITNNPGSETYQGQIITYKIGIFPFVKSNWITEITHFVKEKFFVDEQRFGPYAMWHHEHHFEETPDGKVKMTDIVNFKMPFGIFGDLIAGTPVRNKVKFIFESRYRILEKIII, encoded by the coding sequence ATGGACATTAAAATCACTAAACAGTCTGGAATTTACACGCTGACTTCCGAACAGATTCTCCCGATTTCTTTGGAAAAAGCCTGGGAATTTTTCACCGTTCCAACAAATCTTGATAAGATTACGCCGGATGAGATGAATTTTCGCATCACTAATAATCCCGGCTCAGAAACCTATCAGGGACAAATCATCACCTATAAAATCGGAATTTTTCCTTTTGTAAAAAGCAACTGGATTACTGAAATTACCCATTTCGTAAAAGAGAAGTTTTTTGTAGATGAACAGCGATTCGGACCTTATGCGATGTGGCATCATGAACATCATTTCGAAGAAACGCCGGACGGAAAAGTAAAAATGACCGACATCGTGAATTTTAAGATGCCTTTCGGGATTTTTGGCGACTTAATTGCTGGGACACCCGTTAGAAACAAAGTAAAATTCATTTTTGAAAGCCGCTACCGGATTCTGGAAAAAATAATTATCTGA
- a CDS encoding phytoene/squalene synthase family protein, with translation MNNLEIFNKVCGQSSKLVTEKYSTSFSRASTLFQPEIRQHIYNIYGFVRFADEIVDTFHDYDKAKLLEEFEQNYRSALENGISLNPILQSFCLTQREKNIPQHLVDAFLHSMKMDLGDIKNFNDEKYNEYIYGSAEVVGLMCLKVFVDGNVEEYDRLKPYAQSLGAAFQKINFLRDISADFNDLNRMYFPNVDFSRFSSQAKQQIEADIAKDFAHAFIGIKMLPISSRIAVFMAYKYYINLFKKIRKTKPELLLTKRIRVSNARKIYLFGEMMLNKNFNLV, from the coding sequence ATGAATAACTTAGAAATTTTCAACAAAGTATGCGGGCAGTCGTCTAAGTTAGTGACTGAAAAATACAGCACCTCCTTTTCCCGGGCTTCTACCCTTTTTCAGCCTGAAATCCGTCAGCACATTTACAACATTTATGGTTTTGTACGTTTCGCAGACGAAATTGTAGATACCTTTCACGACTATGATAAAGCCAAACTTCTGGAGGAATTTGAGCAGAATTACCGTTCGGCACTCGAAAACGGCATATCTCTGAATCCAATTTTACAGTCTTTCTGTTTAACCCAAAGAGAGAAAAATATTCCTCAACATTTGGTTGATGCGTTTTTACATTCCATGAAAATGGATTTGGGCGACATCAAAAACTTTAATGATGAAAAATATAACGAATACATTTACGGATCTGCCGAAGTGGTTGGTTTAATGTGTCTGAAAGTTTTTGTAGACGGAAATGTGGAAGAATACGACAGATTAAAACCTTATGCGCAGAGTTTGGGTGCGGCATTTCAGAAGATCAATTTTTTACGCGACATCAGTGCAGATTTTAATGATTTAAACAGAATGTATTTCCCGAATGTGGATTTCAGTAGGTTTAGTTCGCAGGCAAAGCAGCAGATTGAAGCGGATATTGCCAAAGATTTCGCCCATGCATTTATCGGGATTAAAATGCTTCCGATTTCGAGCAGGATTGCCGTATTTATGGCGTATAAATATTATATTAATTTGTTTAAGAAAATCCGCAAGACAAAACCTGAACTACTTCTCACGAAAAGAATCAGAGTTTCAAACGCCAGAAAAATTTACCTTTTCGGCGAAATGATGCTCAACAAAAACTTCAACTTAGTCTGA